A genome region from Meleagris gallopavo isolate NT-WF06-2002-E0010 breed Aviagen turkey brand Nicholas breeding stock chromosome 7, Turkey_5.1, whole genome shotgun sequence includes the following:
- the PRKAG3 gene encoding 5'-AMP-activated protein kinase subunit gamma-3, giving the protein MEQLSSPAAPQMVLLDAAARPMEEGVPTGFPEALHPRGEEEEEEEKQKGSGPITFTLGNEILGLEPDNNFQSPDAEVYMHFMRSHCCYDAVPTSCKLVVFDTTLEIKKAFVALVANGVRAAPLWDSKMQTFVGMLTITDFINILHRYYRSPLVQIYEVEEHKIETWREVYLQGSFKPLVYISPSDSLFDAVYSLIKHKIHRLPVIEPISGNVLHILTHKRILKFLHIFGSTIPKPRFLKKTVQELCVGTFRDVAVVPENAPVYAALEIFVDRRVSALPVVNAAGQVVGLYSRFDVIHLAAQKTYNNLDISVREALQQRTVCLEGVLTCYPHETMEDIIDRIAEEQVHRLVLVDENRYPRGIVSLSDILQALVLTPAGIDRHSL; this is encoded by the exons ATGGAGCAActctccagccctgctgctccccag ATggtgctgctggatgctgctgcCCGCCCCATGGAGGAAG GTGTGCCCACAGGGTTCCCAGAGGCACTACATCCCaggggggaagaggaggaggaggaggaaaagcagaaaggctCCGGGCCCATCACTTTCACGCTGGGCAATGAGATCCTGGGGCTGGAACCTGACAACAATTTCCAGAGCCCTGATGCTGAGGTCTACATGCACTTCATGAGGAGTCACTGCTGCTATGACGCCGTCCCCACCAGCTGCAAGCTTGTTGTCTTCGACACCACGCTGGAG ATCAAGAAGGCTTTTGTGGCACTGGTGGCCAACGGGGTGCGGGCAGCCCCACTGTGGGACAGCAAGATGCAGACCTTTGTGG GGATGCTCACCATCACTGACTTCATCAACATCCTGCACCGCTACTACCGCTCGCCCCTG GTCCAGATCTACGAGGTGGAGGAGCACAAGATTGAGACGTGGAGAG AGGTGTACTTGCAGGGCTCCTTCAAGCCACTGGTCTACATCTCCCCAAGTGATAG CCTCTTCGACGCCGTCTACTCCTTGATCAAGCACAAGATCCATCGCCTGCCTGTCATTGAGCCCATCTCAGGCAACGTGCTGCACATCCTCACCCACAAACGCATCCTCAAGTTCCTCCACATCTTT GGCTCCACCATCCCCAAGCCGCGCTTCCTAAAGAAAACAGTACAGGAGCTGTGTGTCGGCACCTTCCGTGACGTGGCTGTCGTACCTGAAAACGCTCCTGTGTATGCTGCTCTGGAGATCTTTGTGGACCGCCGTGTCTCTGCGCTGCCCGTTGTTAATGCTGCAG GTCAAGTGGTTGGGCTCTACTCCAGGTTTGATGTCATT CACCTGGCAGCCCAGAAGACCTACAACAACCTGGATATCAGCGTGCGGGAGGCGCTGCAGCAGCGCACTGTGTGCCTGGAGGGCGTCCTCACTTGCTACCCCCACGAAACCATGGAGGACATCATCGACCGCATTGCTGAGGAGCAG GTCCATCGCCTggttctggtggatgagaaCCGGTACCCGCGGGGCATCGTCTCTCTCTCTGACATCCTCCAGGCCCTGGTGCTCACTCCCGCAG GCATTGACCGACACTCGCTCTGA